The sequence below is a genomic window from Flagellimonas marinaquae.
TATCGGACAACAAGGAAAACTCCGGTCCTTTAAACACCTTTAAGGTGCCTAGGCCAAATAGCTCTTCAATTTTGACCCCAGAAATTTTAGGGGCATAGTTTTGAGTGGCTTCGTAGGGTAATTCATCACCATCTTTTATTCTACCCATTTTTGTAACCGGATAAAAATGTGAGCGGCTATTCAGTACTTTTCCGGTCTTAAACCCTCCTTTGATGGCCAAATATCCCCTAAAACCTGTTTCGAGTCGCCCATAAGACAATATGTCTCCCTCTTTTACCTTGATTACGGTATAATTGTACACGGGTTCATTGTTCAAAGTGGCCATTATTTGTGCGCCAGACAAACTTATATAGGTGTCGTAATTGAATTGAAGCGTGGGTCCTGTCATGGTAATTTCCATAACGGCATCGTTTTCTTCATTGTCCAACAAAAGATTGGCTTTTTTTACCGATTCGCTATCCATTGCTCCAGCTACCGGCACACCTATATCGCG
It includes:
- a CDS encoding biotin-dependent carboxyltransferase family protein, which translates into the protein MLKVLKAGLYSSIQDLGRFGYRDIGVPVAGAMDSESVKKANLLLDNEENDAVMEITMTGPTLQFNYDTYISLSGAQIMATLNNEPVYNYTVIKVKEGDILSYGRLETGFRGYLAIKGGFKTGKVLNSRSHFYPVTKMGRIKDGDELPYEATQNYAPKISGVKIEELFGLGTLKVFKGPEFSLLSDTQLADIFTRTFGVSKENNRMAYQLAELITGHSHSILTSGTLPGTIQLTPAGRMIILMKDGQTTGGYPRILQLSEASISILAQKKYGDELRFKLV